The Humulus lupulus chromosome 3, drHumLupu1.1, whole genome shotgun sequence genome window below encodes:
- the LOC133821026 gene encoding uncharacterized protein LOC133821026 — protein sequence MQITVIGDTEDSEVQFLNIAPPAPEKRRERKRPRWFDEYTAMRKRNKKSKTAVNVDPLRVVDGKLLMTFHKWLLGTIGNKYPRECFSGTHDAAWFLKLHTPRTWLSDSHLDAAFHLMRRRLEFYPNVYPQKCVVMPTIFPESLKGRWDAFPGSDYSRFSWDDSILDLVRGDAVQFLPSWQNKEFIYFALFLKDQMHWVAVEADLNGWMLNIFDSSIGSISENDLISLMVDWCTIFPSVLRQSGLFENHDVILAPQLTASESQVRPFDWKLIPREFVPQTKSR from the exons atgcaaattactgtaatcggagatactgaagattctgaagtacaattcttaaacatagctccaccagcaccggagaagaggagagaaagaaagaggcctaggtggttcgatgagtacactgcaatgaggaaaaggaataagaaatcgaagacagcagtgaatgtggatccattgagggttgttgatggtaaattacttatgacctttcacaagtggttgcttggcaccattgggaataaatatccgagggaatgcttctcagggacacacgatgctgcttggttcctgaaactgcatactccgaggacatggctttctgactct catttagatgcagcatttcatctcatgaggaggcgtctagaattttatcctaacgtgtaccctcagaaatgtgttgttatgcctacaatttttcccgaatcattgaagggtcggtgggacgcttttccaggttctgactactctagatttagttgggatgacagtatattggacctggttaggggtgatgcagtccagttcttaccgagttggcagaacaaggagttcatttattttgccctcttcttgaaagaccaaatgcattgggtagctgtagaggcagacctgaatgggtggatgctcaacatctttgactccagtattggatcaatttccgaaaacgatttgatcagcttgatggttgactggtgtaccattttcccgtcggtcttgcgacagtccggtttatttgagaaccatgacgttatactcgcgcctcagttgacagcatcagagagtcaggtcagacccttcgattggaaactcattccacgtgaattcgtaccgcaaacaaaatccaggtga